The Mercenaria mercenaria strain notata chromosome 10, MADL_Memer_1, whole genome shotgun sequence genome contains a region encoding:
- the LOC123564606 gene encoding uncharacterized protein LOC123564606, translating to MRYNTTTLNFFWLGKRLFGSRFLRFMGGPKSETQLLQGNIHLEPTDVKINFAVPSAHILDNYNPLGFHLSSENGAGLNHNMIDLAAKTNKDSKSYVISFDGKKVKRGGERDLLGFEDNPLSERRQAYAEDLAAVSLAMSKVQNIIEVTDSGKELEESTKIDLIECLRACILLFSKYTMTLRKLRKRKENALANYKEKVAKDQSLAKTLQFAMDSCRTSMYQAENTLSTLMDVQLSICRAGAYLNGSLELFANRNGAVDLELQKNIKLLNAGYDENTATSQIKQRTPKWYKDREKAMVTGSTLHTAVGCSGLKKIKQHFDHVVSGVDREAPTEIQRKAMEYGTSAEVHQVATFSSIIAPFLFPSLAFNEEGYYIKNGVIVSPDGSIRDETGRVVLAFEGKAPSMKTKSPDPIQHYKVPERYIIQTLFEQDVLEAEKGTLYMCWTKESTTLFRVPPSPGIVESVNEIVNDLYKPQVLKRPVNRPSGVKDLNASIKQHVLECEFLGEYPSITAVTSVASQSRACSIDTERDIRSFHDLILAMHKAKKAMKECYDLETIPATQVLVYLLADLDRLWKPEIPHAIPVMHCYRGYSLSMEIARNLVEKCVTACSDKGLHIAAVSSDGEFIQLMVQGNEGQPLTLRQLSKQVWDRVCKMKKNDLIKLIKSVNTDYKITKNVSGITVESTDNVFNLKTPTRGWKKKENKMGQLQETATTPSSSLSSNVTVESPDTEDVEMPVSNEDQDDTIVYDFEALLTEDNHPKMNIGPKEAQDICYLLRDLKPLKWENTSPEKITEILRYSIKTFLKDELLAIAKYLNLKLRGSKHEISIKKAKKVDLMKEISDVLQVQVEISIKTTTERKRKNKTRQPKSLRDLSSAVLTKSGYPKQVLNIAYAEYIWPGEVKMFRNKGRVANTISVIDPYTLDEFKFEPYYTPPYEKDFMVFTYDKTHMGTNLRKCLCLDKVQGIRIDAWKTVSRIRPDVLHPTVIEVNDGKIMDQMKESLARTMVSEAVEDEMRSLGYDPEATFCKLIRKGLYEADDMPGVPAYDRCLNRFRLISWLQEEVHFGRFPPYGGLIKGMSHILYEGLRTSLEAKLYLYAISNSGTYCGRAPNTLCSESFFGTMQEMDPWGQGILSIKGVEKHLNDFTTITSMKMDETRNIYIKTKKSTAYPNPSVIEDVESDISDTSLTCECRCRGFISCIIPRNHFFDTPARARLQKREKPYQPGKTDKLRGEQPVRTRYGYKINEAKLLPSKRLAVHLPSDNDDVVD from the exons ATGAGATATAACACTACCACTCTCAACTTTTTTTGGCTTGGTAAACGCCTGTTTGGAAGCAGGTTCTTGCGATTCATGGGGGGACCAAAATCTGAAACTCAGTTACTTCAAGGTAACATACATCTTGAACCAACCgatgttaaaataaattttgcagtGCCCAGTGCACATATACTGGACAACTATAATCCTCTAGGATTTCATCTTTCATCTGAAAATGGAGCTGGCTTGAACCACAATATGATTGATTTAgcagccaaaacaaacaaagattccAAGTCATACGTTATTAGTTTTGATGGGAAAAAGGTGAAGCGTGGAGGTGAACGTGACTTGCTTGGTTTTGAAGATAATCCATTGTCTGAGAGACGACAAGCATATGCTGAAGATTTGGCAGCCGTTTCATTAGCCATGTCGAAGGTACAAAACATCATTGAAGTCACTGACAGCGGAAAAGAGTTAGAAGAAAGTACAAAGATAGATTTAATTGAGTGTCTTCGTGCATGCATTTTGCTTTTCTCTAAATACACTATGACTTTACGTAAACTTAGAAAGAGAAAGGAAAACGCACTAGCAAATTACAAAGAAAAGGTAGCAAAGGACCAAAGCTTAGCTAAAACCCTACAATTTGCCATGGACTCATGCCGCACATCTATGTATCAAGCAGAGAACACGCTCTCTACTTTGATGGATGTACAGTTGTCGATTTGTCGAGCTGGAGCTTATTTAAATGGTTCTCTGGAATTATTTGCAAACAGAAATGGTGCAGTCGATTTAGAGTTACAGAAGAATATTAAACTACTAAATGCCGGATATGATGAAAACACTGCCACTAGCCAAATCAAACAGCGTACACCAAAGTGGTACAAAGATCGGGAAAAGGCGATGGTTACTGGAAGTACTCTTCATACAGCAGTAGGCTGCTCTGGATTGAAGAAAATCAAACAGCATTTTGACCATGTTGTCAGTGGTGTCGACAGGGAAGCACCTACCGAAATTCAGAGAAAAGCAATGGAATATGGAACAAGTGCAGAAGTACACCAAGTTGCTACATTTTCTAGTATCATAGCACCTTTTCTTTTTCCATCGCTCGCTTTCAACGAGGAAGGCTACTACATCAAGAATGGTGTCATTGTGTCACCAGATGGAAGCATACGAGACGAAACTGGAAGAGTTGTACTAGCTTTTGAAGGTAAGGCCCCTTCTATGAAAACAAAATCGCCAGATCCTATTCAACACTACAAGGTCCCAGAAAGATATATTATCCAAACGTTATTTGAACAAGATGTGCTTGAAGCTGAGAAAGGGACGCTGTATATGTGTTGGACTAAAGAGAGTACAACGTTATTCCGTGTTCCACCAAGCCCGGGTATAGTCGAATCTGTAAATGAAATAGTAAACGATCTGTACAAGCCTCAAGTTTTAAAAAGACCTGTAAATAGACCAAGTGGTGTGAAAGACTTAAATGCTAGTATTAAACAACATGTATTAGAATGTGAATTCCTAGGTGAATATCCATCAATTACTGCAGTTACGAGTGTAGCAAGTCAATCCAGAGCATGTAGTATTGACACTGAAAGGGACATTCGTTCGTTCCATGATTTGATACTTGCCATGCATAAAGCGAAAAAAGCTATGAAAGAATGTTATGACCTAGAAACCATACCAGCAACACAAGTATTGGTGTACCTACTAGCTGATCTAGACCGGTTATGGAAACCTGAAATTCCACATGCCATACCTGTTATGCATTGCTATAGAGGCTATAGCTTATCTATGGAAATAGCACGGAATCTTGTAGAGAAATGCGTGACGGCCTGTTCTGACAAAGGGTTACATATAGCAGCAGTCTCTTCAGATGGAGAATTCATTCAATTGATGGTACAGGGAAACGAAGGACAACCCCTTACACTGAGACAACTGAGCAAGCAAGTATGGGATCGTGTTTGTAAAATGAAGAAGAATGacctaataaaattgataaaatcagTCAACACAGATtataaaattaccaaaaatgtAAGTGGGATTACCGTTGAAAGTACAGACAATGTGTTCAACTTAAAGACGCCTACACGCGGATggaaaaagaaggaaaacaaaATGGGACAGTTGCAAGAGACTGCCACTACACCGAGTTCCAGTCTCAGTTCAAATGTGACGGTTGAGTCTCCAGATACCGAAGACGTTGAAATGCCAGTTAGTAATGAGGATCAAGACGACACGATAGTGTATGATTTTGAAGCATTGCTTACTGAAGACAATCATCCTAAGATGAACATAGGTCCAAAGGAAGCACAAGATATTTGCTACTTATTGCGTGATTTGAAACCGTTAAAATGGGAGAATACTTCACCGGAAAAGATAACTGAAATTTTGAgatattcaattaaaacattCTTAAAAGACGAACTTTTGGCAATTGCAAAGTACCTGAATCTGAAGCTGAGAggatcaaaacatgaaatttctATTAAGAAGGCTAAGAAAGTGGACCTTATGAAAGAAATATCCGATGTGCTGCAGGTTCAAGTAGAAATTAGTATCAAAACCACTACTGAGAGGAAACGGAAAAATAAAACAAGGCAACCAAAGTCATTGCGTGATTTATCGTCAGCTGTTTTGACGAAGTCTGGATACCCGAAACAAGTTCTGAATATTGCATATGCTGAATATATTTGGCCTGGCGAGGTTAAAATGTTCAGGAACAAAGGTCGAGTTGCGAATACAATTTCCGTGATTGATCCATATACACTCGATGAATTCAAGTTTGAGCCTTACTACACTCCTCCATACGAGAAGGACTTCATGGTATTTACATACGATAAAACTCACATGGGGACTAATTTAAGGAAGTGTCTATGTCTAGATAAAGTTCAAGGAATAAGGATAGACGCATGGAAAACTGTGTCCAGAATCCGACCAGATGTGTTGCACCCTACCGTCATTGAGGTTAATGACGGCAAAATAATGGACCAAATGAAAGAATCACTTGCCAGAACGATGGTTTCAGAAGCTGTGGAAGATGAAATGAGAAGCCTTGGCTACGATCCAGAAGCAACGTTTTGCAAACTCATACGTAAAGGTCTATATGAAGCGGATGATATGCCAGGAGTTCCAGCCTACGACAGGTGTCTTAACAGATTTCGTCTTATAAGCTGGTTGCAAGAAGAAGTACATTTCGGAAGGTTTCCACCTTATGGGGGTCTCATAAAAGGAATGTCCCATATACTGTACGAAGGTCTAAGAACGAGTCTTGAGGCAAAATTATACCTATACGCAATTTCAAATTCAGGCACGTACTGCGGCCGAGCGCCAAACACACTGTGCAGCGAGAGTTTCTTCGGCACCATGCAGGAGATGGATCCTTGGGGTCAAGGTATACTGTCAATAAAAGGCGTTGAAAAACATCTCAACGATTTCACAACAATAACATCTATGAAGATGGACGAAACACG gaatatttatataaagacGAAGAAAAGCACAGCATATCCTAACCCATCCGTTATTGAGGATGTAGAGTCAGATATTTCAGACACTTCGCTGACGTGTGAGTGCAGATGTAGGGGCTTTATCAGTTGCATAATACCAAG GAACCACTTCTTCGATACCCCAGCTCGTGCACGCTTACAGAAACGAGAGAAACCATATCAACCTGGCAAAACCGATAAACTCCGGGGTGAACAACCAGTACGGACAAGATATGGATACAAGATTAACGAGGCAAAATTGTTACCGTCAAAACGCTTGGCGGTACATCTTCCTAGTGATAATGATGATGTTGTAGACTGA